Sequence from the Microbacterium faecale genome:
AGCGTAGCCCCGGGCGCGCTGGCGCGGATCCGTTCCTGCCGGCGATTCGAGGCGATCCCGGCCAGCGCCTAGAATCGAAGCCATGTCGAATGTTCTTGAGGACCTGCCCGTCGGCGAGCGCGTGGGCATCGCCTTCTCCGGGGGTCTCGACACCTCCTGCGCGGTCGCGTGGATGCGCGATGCGGGCGCGGTGCCGTTCACCTACACCGGCGACCTCGGGCAGTACGACGAGGACGACATCGAGTCGATCCCCTCCCGGGCCCTCGAGTACGGCGCGGAGAAGTCCCGCCTCATCGACTGCAAGCCACTGATGGTCGAGGAGGGCCTCTCGGCTCTCGCGACCGGCGCATTCCACATCCGCAGCGGCGGGCGCACCTACTTCAACACGACGCCGATCGGCCGCGCCGTCACGGGCACGCTGCTCGTGCGCGCGATGCGCGAGGACGGCGTCGACATCTGGGGCGACGGATCCACCTACAAGGGCAACGACATCGAGCGGTTCTACCGCTACGGCCTCCTCGCCAACCCGCGCCTGCGCATCTACAAGCCGTGGCTCGACGCGGCGTTCGTCAGCCAGCTCGGCGGACGACAGGGGATGAGCGAGTGGCTCGTTGAACACGGCTACCCCTACCGCGACTCCGCGGAGAAGGCGTACTCGACCGACGCGAACATCTGGGGCGCGACGCACGAGGCGAAGACGCTCGAGGATCTCGACGTCTCGCTCGAGACGGTCGAGCCGATCATGGGCGTGAAGTTCTGGGATCCGTCGGTCGAGATCACGACGGAAGACGTCACGATCACCTTCGACGCGGGCCGTCCGGTCGCCATCAACGGCGAGGAGTTCGGCGACGCCGTGCAGCTCGTGATGAAGGCGAACGACATCGGCGGACGCCACGGCCTCGGCATGAGCGACCAGATCGAGAACCGCATCATCGAAGCGAAGAGCCGCGGCATCTACGAGGCTCCGGGCATGGCGCTGCTGCACATCGCCTACGAGCGCCTCCTCAACGCGATCGTCAACGAGGACACCCTCGAGACGTACCACGAGCTCGGCCGCAAGCTCGGTCGCCTCATGTACGAGGGCCGCTGGCTCGAACCGCAGTCGCTCATGCTGCGCGAGTCGATCCAGAAGTGGGTCGGCTCCGAGGTTTCCGGCACCGTCGCGCTCCGTCTGCGCCGCGGCGAGGACTACACGATCCTCGACACGAGCGGCCCGTCGCTGTCGTACGCCGGCGAGAAGCTGTCGATGGAGCGCGTCGAGGACGCGGCCTTCGGCCCGGTCGACCGCATCGGCCAGCTCACGATGCGCAACCTCGACATCGCCGACAGCCGTGCGCGCCTCGAGAACTACGTCGCTCGCGGGCTCATCGGCGGCACGACTGGCGACCTGATCGGATCCCTGGAGAAGGGCGAGGCGAAGCAGATCGCAAAGAACGCGACGACGACCGACTACGACGAACTCGACAGCCTCGGCGAGTCCGCCGCCTTCGACACCGGCACCGACTGACGCGCGACGCGCCGTCTCCGTCCGAACGCGCCAGACCCAAGGGGCGTTGATCGGACGGCAGAGCTCCCGACGCGTGACTCAGGCGCCGGTGGCGACGGGCCTCCCGTCGCGGGACGCTCCGCGCTGCCATGGCAGCAGAACCGGCTCGAGCACGCGGAAGACGAGATTGATCAGCAACCCGAGCACGCCCGTCAGCACGAGGCCGGCGTACATCTGATCGACCGCGAACTGCTGACCGGCCCTCCGGATCATCGCCCCAATACCGGTCTCCGCCCCGACGAACTCCGCGGCGATCAGCGTGATCAGGCACGTTGCCATGCCGAGCCGCAGGCCGTTGAACAGCGGGCCCGAGATCGCGGGGAACAGCAGTTTCGTGACGTACTTCCGTCCAGTCGCGCCGAAGTTGCGCCCCGCCTCGATGATCTCTCGGTCGATGTCTCTCACGCTGCTGCGCGTGCTGATGATGATCTGGAAGAACGCCGTCGCGAAGGCGGTCAGGATGTAGGCGATCTCGCCGCGCCCAACGATGATGATGAACAGCGGCAGCACCGCGATCTTCGGCAGCGGATACAGGGTGTCGGTGACCGGGCGGATGAGCAGTTCGAAGGTGCGCCACACGCCAGAGGCGATGCCGATCCCGACGCCCAGCGCCGCCGCGATCCCGAATGAGATCACAAGCCGCTGGATCGTGATCGCGATATCACCGCCCAGGCGCCCCTCGGACAGCTGCTCGACGATCGTCACGACGACCTCGCTCAGCGGCACGAAGAAGCGCGGGTCCAGCAGGCCCACCCGCGTGATGATCTCCCACACGGCGATCACTGCGACAGGGATCGTCCACGTCTGCAGCGTTCGCAACGCGGCCGGCCTCACGAGGTGCTCCCCGCGTCGGCCTGCCACGGCAGGATGCGGCCGGCGACGCCGTCGAACCCGACCGTCGTGAGCAGGCCCAGCACCGCGATGCACAGCAGGGCGACATACATGTCCGTCACCCGCAGGATCTGCCAGTTCTCCCAGAGGAAGTTGCCGAGACCGGAGGGCGCGCCAACCATCTCGATCGCGATCACGGCGATCAGCCCGAAGCCCAGCGAGATCCGGATCCCCGTGACGATCGAGGGCAGCGCGCCGGGAACCAGGATCCGGAAGAACCGCCGCGCGCCGCGGCAGTCGTAATTGTCCGCCACCTCGATCAGCGTCTTACTGATGCTGTTCACGCCCGCGACGGTGTACAGGATCATCACGATCAGCGGCGTCACGAGCGCCGTCAGGAGCACCGCGGTCTCCGTGCGTCCGAGGATGAAGGTGAGGAACGGGAAGAACAGCACCCCGGGGATCGGGTAGACGAATGCCAGCACGGTGCTGATGCCGCGCTCCGTCCACTGCGACGCCGTGATCGCGATCCCGATCCCGACGCCGATCAGCACGGCGAGCACGACCGTCACGATGAGCCGGAAGACCGTCATCATGAGGTCGATGCCGAGGCCGGTCTCCGCGTCGGCGATGATCGTGATCCCCGCGATGATCCGCGTCGGTTCTGGGAAGAACGTCTCCGGGATCACCCCCGTGCGCGACAGCAGCTCCCACACTGCGAGCAGTGCCAGCGGACCGACGACGAGCGCCCACCGCTCGCGCAGGAACCGCGCGATCGACGTCACTGTTCCCCGCCGGTCATCGCCGCCTGCACCTCGTCGCGCAGGTGGTTCCAGATGTTCTGCGAGAGCTTCGCGAACTCCTCCGTTCCGCGCAGCTCGGGGCCGCGATCGAGCGGGAAGTCCAGCTCGATGATGTCGCGGATGCGGCCGGGTCGCGCCGACATCAGCATGACGCGGTCGGAGAGGAACACCGCCTCGTCGATCGCGTGGGTGATGTAAAGCACCGTCGGCCGCGACTCCTGCCGAAGTTCGAGGATCTGCTCCTGGAGAAGCGTGCGCGTCTGTGCGTCGAGGGCGCCGAGAGGCTCGTCCATGAGCAGGATCTCGGCGTCCTGCGCGAGGGCGCGCGCGATGCCGACGCGCTGCTTCATCCCGCCCGAGAGCTGGTGCGGATAGAAGTCGCCGAAGCGGTCGAGGCCGAGCCGAGCGAGCTGCGCATCAGCGATCTCGGCCGCCTCCCGCTTCGACACGTCGCGGTTGCGCGGCCCGAACGCGACGTTGTCGCGCACCGACAGCCACGGGAATAGCGCGTGCTCCTGGAACACCATCGCCGTCTTCGGCCGTCCGGGCTTCGACTGACGGATGTCGACCGTTCCGGCGGTCGGCGGCTGCAGACCCGCGACAAGTCTCAGCAGCGTCGACTTGCCGCATCCGGACGGCCCCACGATCGAGACGAACTCCGACTCGTGGATCTCCAGAGAGACGTCCTCGAGCGCCGTCACCTCCTCCGCTCCGGGGAATCGCTTCGTGACGCCCGTCAGTCGCACCTTGGCGTCCACCGTCCGGTCGCTCATCCGCGCTCACCCTTCCTGTCAGTTCCCGAGCGCGGCGTCACGCCACGAGAAGTCCCAGATCTGCTCTTCCGGGATGAGCTCGTCGTAGTTCAGCGAGCCCTGTTCCATGTAGAACTCCTGAAGTTCGAGCACCTGAGCGAGGTCGACGGTCAGGTCGCCGTGGATGTGATGCTGGCGCGACTGGGCGACGATCTCCGGGTCGGCACCCGTGTACTGCTCGATAAGGTCGAGCATCTCCGGGGTGTCCCAGCCGCCGGTGTCGAGCTCCTCGGCCGCCATCGCGTATGCCCGCATGAAGTCGGTCGCCGCGTCGGGGTTCGCCTCGGCCCAGTCGGTGTTGAACAGGATGCCCGTGAACGGGATCGGCGGCTCATCGGGCGTCGACCAGGGGCGGTATCCGGCGTCGTTGTTCTCGGCCTGCGTCGGGAACGGCTCGGAGAGGATCCCTCCGACGATGCCGCCGTTGGCCAGCGCGGGCACCTGATCGGGGAACGGGATGTACTCGAGGTTGATGTCGGACATCGACAGACCGACTTGCTCGAGCGCGAGCCCGAGCACAGCCTCGGTGACCACGCCCGGTCCGTTGACGGCGAACGTCTCGCCGGCATAGTCGGACATGTCTTCGGCGATCTCTGCGCCCTCTTCTGCGGAGCCGGCGACCTGCGAGGACAGGATGAAATAGTCCTCGACGTAGCCCATGTGCATGGGGGCGACATAGCGCACCGGCAGGTCCTCGGCGAACGCGTTGTACGCCGCCGACCCGATCCCGGCGAAGCCCGTCTCGTATTGCCCGGTCGCGACGCCCGTGATCGAGTCGTTGCCGCTCGAGACCTCCACCATCTCGACGTCGATCCCGACCTCATCCGCGTACTTCTCGGCCATGAGGAACAGCGGAAGCGACGACCCGGTCGCGAGATACGCGATCTGGATCGTGTCACCTCCGCCGTTCTCGCCGCCCTCGTCCTCGCCGCCTCCCGCGGCGTTGCCGAGCCCGTCTCCCTCCGCGCATCCGGCGAGGACGAGTGCCGTGGCCGCGCCGATCGCGGCGAACGCGAGGCGCCGTTGTGTCTTCTTGCTGCTGCTGATCATGCCGAAACTCCCTTGTTCCTGCGGTGCGTACTTCTGGGGGTGTGGAGGCGGTGATGCCTCGTTCAGGTGTGGTCAGGACCGTCGCCGGCGGCCATCAGCCATGACGCCCGGCCGGTGATCTTCGCGTCCACGATGAGCGGACGTTCGCGCGGTGAGTCGAGCCAGGCGCGCACGGGGGCGAGGTCGTCCATCGACCGGACGGTCACGCCGTCGCAGCCATACCCGCGGGCGATGGCGGCGATGTCGGTGTCGGGGAAGCGCACGATCTCCTGTTCCTCTTCCGTCGAGTCAGGAAACAGGTGGACCTCGGCGCCGTATGCGCTGTCGTTGTACACGACGATGAGCATGCCCAGCCCCAGCCGGGCGGCCGTCTCGAGCTCGGCGGCCGCCATCAGCAGCGAACCGTCGCCCACGCCCAGCACGGTCAGCCGGTCGGGGCGTGCGATCGCCGCGCCGACGGCGCTGGCCAGTCCCATTCCGATCGCTTGGAACGACAGCGGCAGCACGAAGCCCGCGTCATCCGGCACCCTCAGATGCGCGCCGGGGTAGCAGTTGACGTTGCCGCCATCGACGACGACGGTGCGCTCCATCGGCGCAAGCGCGTCGATCGCGTTGGTGAGCTCGGCGGGGTCGACGAAACCGGGCTCGTCGACCTTCTCGACCGGCTGATCCTTCCAGTAGCGCACGGACTGCACCCGCTCGGCGATCTCCGGTGTGCGGTAACCCGTGCGAGGGGGGCCCGCCGACAGCAGTGCCTCCTGGGTCGCCCGCGCGACCGCCCCCGCGTCGCCGACGATTCCGAGATCGACGAGGCGATGCATGCCGATCGCCTCGGCGCGGTCGTCGATCTGCACGAGACGGATGCCATCGGTCAACGACCCGTTGCGGGTCGTCCACGTGTTGAGCGCTGCGCCGAAGACGACGATCAGGTCGCTCTCACTCACCAGTTCGGCTGCGCCGTCGGTGGCGAATCCGCCAATGATGTCGAGGGCCCAGTCGTCGCCCTCGAAAACTCCGCGACCGCCGCCCGAGGCGATCAACAGCGCACCGGATGTCGCCGCGAGCTCGCGGATGTCGCGCTTCGCCAGCCGCGAGCCGCGACCGCCGATGATGACGGGGCGTTCGGAGGAGCCGAGCAGGCCGGCGAGGGCCTCGACGTCGGCGGGCGCGACGGCGACGGCCGGTTGGCTCAGTTCGGTCGCGGGGCGCGCCGCCGGGTACGCGGTCTGCTCCTCTTGGAGGTCGATCGGCATCGACAGTACGACCGTCTTCCGCTCCACCTGCGCGACGCGATACGCGCGGGCCGCGTCGGCGACGGCCGAGGCGGCGGAGTGGATCCGCATGGGCGTCGCACCGACCGCCGCCACCGCCGCGTCCTGGTCGATGTAGAAGTTCGAGGTGACGTCACCCTGCGCCGTATCCGCCGCCAGCACCAGGACCGGCGTGTGACACTTCGCGGCCTCCGCGATGCCAGTGAGCCCGTTCGTGAGACCGCAGCCCTGATGCAGCGAGACCGCAGCGACGTCGCCGGTCACCCGCGCGTAGGCATCTGCCATGGTCGCGGCGCCCATCTCGTGGCGAGCGGCCGTGAACGCGACTCCCCCGCGCAGTAGCGCGTTCGTCACCCGGAAGTTGCCGCTGCCGACCACGCCGAAGATCTGCGCAAGCCCCAGCTCACTCAGCACGCGTCCTACTGCGTCGGCGACCCTCATCGTCTTTGCCATACCACCCGATGCCTCTCAGCCGGTCCTCGTCGACCGGTTGCTGAACACGCTAGGGACCTGATTGACGTGCGTCCAATAGATATTCAGCATCGCTCTTATGCAGGTGACTAATATCAAGGGGTGGAGCTCACCGTTGATCTCAACCTGCTGCGCACCTTCGTGGTCGTCTATCGCGCGCGCAACATCACCCGCGCCGCCGAGACGCTTCATCTGTCGCAGCCCGCCGTCAGCCACGCGCTGAAGCGACTGCGCGATCACTTCGATGACCCGCTGTTCATCCGCACGCGCGCGGGCGTCGCGCCGACCCGATTGGCGACGAGCGTCTACGCCGAGGTCAACGGGCCGCTCTCGCAGCTCGTCGCCAGCACAGCGGACCGCACCCGCTTCGATCCCGCGAGCTCCACCCGGCGCTTCCGCATCGCGCTCACGGATCTCGGCGAGGCGGGGCTCCTCCCGCGCATCCTCCAGGCGACCGGGAGCGCGGGGTCGGGTATCGAGATCGAGACCGTTCCCCTCGACATTGCGACGGTGGCGAATGACGTCCTCTCCCGCGACGTGGATGCCGCGATCGGAAGCTCGCCCGTGCCGGGGCCCGTCGCCCAGGAGGTGCTGTTCCACGACCGATACGGCTGTCTCGTGCCGGAGGACCTTGAGGCGCAGGACAACACGGTGAGCGTCGAGGATCTCCGCCGCCTTCCCGAGGTGCGGGTCGGTCCCTCGGCCGGTCACCGGACAATCACGGAGGCCGTCACGACCCTCGGCGCCGGCATCCTGTCGGACGTGCCCCACGTCGAGGTGAACCGCTTCACCTCACTGGCGCGCATCGTCGCGCAGTGCGGGTTCTTCGCGATCGTTCCGGTCGACGCGTTCTCCCGTCTCATCACAGGTCTCGAGGGAACCAAGCTGCTCGAGCTGCCCTTCGCCTCACCGCGCACCGGCGTGCACCTCATCTCGCACCGCGACGCCGAGGGGTCCTCAGCGCACGCCTGGTTCCTCAGCACCGTGCGCAGAGCGCTCATCAACAGCTGACGCCCGCTCCGTATCGCTCACCCCGGCAGCAGTGCGGCCCCGATCGCGGGCACGTGCGAGAAGGCCGGTTCCCGTTCGATCCGGTCGGCGAGCCGCAGTTCGGTGAGGAACGGGGAGGCCGCCGCCGCGCGGTCGAGTTCACGGGCGACCGCGCCTCGCAGCCGCTCACCGAGGCGGGAGACGCCGCCGCCGAGCACGACGCGCTCGACGTCGGTCGCGAGCACGAGGATCCGTGCGGCCGCCGCGATCGCGTGCACGGCGTCATCGCGGATCCGGATCGCGCGTTCGTCGCCCGCGTCGGCCGCGTCGAAGACGACCAGCGGCGCGGGCGGGATCGCGGGAGGGCGGTCGGTGGCTGGCAGCACTGGCGAGACGTCGGTCGGTGTCCGCGCGGCCGCGTGCGCGCCGACGACCTCGGCGAGCGCCGGTTCTGTCGCATGCCAGCGCCGCGCGATGGCCGCCCCGCCCGCGAAGGCCTCGATGCAGCCGCGCTGGCCGCAGGCGCAGACCGGGCCGGCGGGGTCGACCGGGATGTGGCCGATCTCGCCCGCGGCACCGGAGGCGCCGCGTCGGACCGTCCCGTCGGTCACGATCCCGGCCGCGATGCCCGTGCCGAGATTCAGGTAGGCGAGCGATCCGCCCCGCGTCGCGTGCGCGCCGAGTGCCGCGGCCCGCACGTCGTTGTCGATCGCGACCGGCACGGCCAGCCGCCCGCGCAGCGCGGCCGCGAGATCCGTCTCCCGCAGATCGAGGTTCACGGCGTGCCGCACGATGCCGTCGGCGACGATCCCGGGGATACCGACGCCCACCGAGACCAGCTCACGGCGCCCGTCGGCGAGCTCCGCGACCAGCCCGCGCACGGTGTCGACGACGCCGTCCGGTCCGATGCGCGTCGCCCGCCGTGCCGACGCGACGACGCGACCGCCCGCGGCGAGCGCGACCGCTTCGGCGTTCGTTCCGCCGACGTCGACGCCGATACGGACCCGGTTCATCCCTTCACCGCGCCGGCGACCATGCCCTGGGCCATCCGCCCCTGCACGATGAGGAAGAAGATCACGACGGGGATTGCACACAGCGTCGACCCGGCCATGATGACGGCCCAGTCGGTCTCCTTCGTCGCCTGCACGAACGCCCGCAGCCAGACCGGCAGCGTGCGGGTCTCGGGGCGGGTCATGATCACGAGCGCGTAGATGAACTCGTTCCACGCCTGGATGAAGCAGAACACTCCCGTCGCCGCGAACCCCGGTCCGAGCAGGGGGAACGTCACGCGCCAGAAGGCGCCCATGCGCGTGCACCCGTCGATCATCGCCGCTTCCTCGAGCTCGATCGGCACGCCGCGGACGAAGCCGCGCAGTGTCCAGATCGTGAAGGGAAGCACCATGGCGACGTACACCGCGGTGAGTCCGACGGCGCTGTTGAGCAGCTGCCATCCGTCGAGCACGCGGTGTGTCGAGATGATCAACGCCTCGACGGGGATCATCTGGATCACGAGGATTCCGACGATGATCGACTTCCGACTGCGGAAGCGGAAGCGGCTCAGGGCGAGCGCAGCGAAGAACGCGAACAGCAGCGCGACGAGGACCGCCGTGACGGTCACGACAATGCTCATCGCGAGCGCGGGCAGGAAGATGATGCTGCCGCTCGGCTGCGTGATCACCTCGGCGAAGTTCGACAGTGTGAACTCATCGGGCCAGAAGTGCGGCGTCTGCTCGCGCACCGCCGAGTTCGGCAGCAGCGCGGAGTTGATCATCCAGTAGACGGGGAACGCGCTCGCGAGGATGACGATAGCCGCCGCGGCATTCAGCAACGCACGTGAGGGGCGCGCCCGTCGGCCACGAGGGGCCCGGATCCGTGCGTCGCCCGTGACGAGCGTCCGGGTCTGGCTCACAGTTCCTCTTCCTTCACGGTGGCGAGCACGTAATAGCCCGAGAT
This genomic interval carries:
- a CDS encoding thiamine pyrophosphate-binding protein, whose translation is MAKTMRVADAVGRVLSELGLAQIFGVVGSGNFRVTNALLRGGVAFTAARHEMGAATMADAYARVTGDVAAVSLHQGCGLTNGLTGIAEAAKCHTPVLVLAADTAQGDVTSNFYIDQDAAVAAVGATPMRIHSAASAVADAARAYRVAQVERKTVVLSMPIDLQEEQTAYPAARPATELSQPAVAVAPADVEALAGLLGSSERPVIIGGRGSRLAKRDIRELAATSGALLIASGGGRGVFEGDDWALDIIGGFATDGAAELVSESDLIVVFGAALNTWTTRNGSLTDGIRLVQIDDRAEAIGMHRLVDLGIVGDAGAVARATQEALLSAGPPRTGYRTPEIAERVQSVRYWKDQPVEKVDEPGFVDPAELTNAIDALAPMERTVVVDGGNVNCYPGAHLRVPDDAGFVLPLSFQAIGMGLASAVGAAIARPDRLTVLGVGDGSLLMAAAELETAARLGLGMLIVVYNDSAYGAEVHLFPDSTEEEQEIVRFPDTDIAAIARGYGCDGVTVRSMDDLAPVRAWLDSPRERPLIVDAKITGRASWLMAAGDGPDHT
- a CDS encoding carbohydrate ABC transporter permease, which gives rise to MSQTRTLVTGDARIRAPRGRRARPSRALLNAAAAIVILASAFPVYWMINSALLPNSAVREQTPHFWPDEFTLSNFAEVITQPSGSIIFLPALAMSIVVTVTAVLVALLFAFFAALALSRFRFRSRKSIIVGILVIQMIPVEALIISTHRVLDGWQLLNSAVGLTAVYVAMVLPFTIWTLRGFVRGVPIELEEAAMIDGCTRMGAFWRVTFPLLGPGFAATGVFCFIQAWNEFIYALVIMTRPETRTLPVWLRAFVQATKETDWAVIMAGSTLCAIPVVIFFLIVQGRMAQGMVAGAVKG
- a CDS encoding ABC transporter permease, with protein sequence MTSIARFLRERWALVVGPLALLAVWELLSRTGVIPETFFPEPTRIIAGITIIADAETGLGIDLMMTVFRLIVTVVLAVLIGVGIGIAITASQWTERGISTVLAFVYPIPGVLFFPFLTFILGRTETAVLLTALVTPLIVMILYTVAGVNSISKTLIEVADNYDCRGARRFFRILVPGALPSIVTGIRISLGFGLIAVIAIEMVGAPSGLGNFLWENWQILRVTDMYVALLCIAVLGLLTTVGFDGVAGRILPWQADAGSTS
- a CDS encoding ABC transporter substrate-binding protein encodes the protein MISSSKKTQRRLAFAAIGAATALVLAGCAEGDGLGNAAGGGEDEGGENGGGDTIQIAYLATGSSLPLFLMAEKYADEVGIDVEMVEVSSGNDSITGVATGQYETGFAGIGSAAYNAFAEDLPVRYVAPMHMGYVEDYFILSSQVAGSAEEGAEIAEDMSDYAGETFAVNGPGVVTEAVLGLALEQVGLSMSDINLEYIPFPDQVPALANGGIVGGILSEPFPTQAENNDAGYRPWSTPDEPPIPFTGILFNTDWAEANPDAATDFMRAYAMAAEELDTGGWDTPEMLDLIEQYTGADPEIVAQSRQHHIHGDLTVDLAQVLELQEFYMEQGSLNYDELIPEEQIWDFSWRDAALGN
- a CDS encoding LysR family transcriptional regulator, with the protein product MELTVDLNLLRTFVVVYRARNITRAAETLHLSQPAVSHALKRLRDHFDDPLFIRTRAGVAPTRLATSVYAEVNGPLSQLVASTADRTRFDPASSTRRFRIALTDLGEAGLLPRILQATGSAGSGIEIETVPLDIATVANDVLSRDVDAAIGSSPVPGPVAQEVLFHDRYGCLVPEDLEAQDNTVSVEDLRRLPEVRVGPSAGHRTITEAVTTLGAGILSDVPHVEVNRFTSLARIVAQCGFFAIVPVDAFSRLITGLEGTKLLELPFASPRTGVHLISHRDAEGSSAHAWFLSTVRRALINS
- a CDS encoding ABC transporter permease, with amino-acid sequence MRPAALRTLQTWTIPVAVIAVWEIITRVGLLDPRFFVPLSEVVVTIVEQLSEGRLGGDIAITIQRLVISFGIAAALGVGIGIASGVWRTFELLIRPVTDTLYPLPKIAVLPLFIIIVGRGEIAYILTAFATAFFQIIISTRSSVRDIDREIIEAGRNFGATGRKYVTKLLFPAISGPLFNGLRLGMATCLITLIAAEFVGAETGIGAMIRRAGQQFAVDQMYAGLVLTGVLGLLINLVFRVLEPVLLPWQRGASRDGRPVATGA
- a CDS encoding ROK family protein; translated protein: MNRVRIGVDVGGTNAEAVALAAGGRVVASARRATRIGPDGVVDTVRGLVAELADGRRELVSVGVGIPGIVADGIVRHAVNLDLRETDLAAALRGRLAVPVAIDNDVRAAALGAHATRGGSLAYLNLGTGIAAGIVTDGTVRRGASGAAGEIGHIPVDPAGPVCACGQRGCIEAFAGGAAIARRWHATEPALAEVVGAHAAARTPTDVSPVLPATDRPPAIPPAPLVVFDAADAGDERAIRIRDDAVHAIAAAARILVLATDVERVVLGGGVSRLGERLRGAVARELDRAAAASPFLTELRLADRIEREPAFSHVPAIGAALLPG
- a CDS encoding ABC transporter ATP-binding protein, whose product is MSDRTVDAKVRLTGVTKRFPGAEEVTALEDVSLEIHESEFVSIVGPSGCGKSTLLRLVAGLQPPTAGTVDIRQSKPGRPKTAMVFQEHALFPWLSVRDNVAFGPRNRDVSKREAAEIADAQLARLGLDRFGDFYPHQLSGGMKQRVGIARALAQDAEILLMDEPLGALDAQTRTLLQEQILELRQESRPTVLYITHAIDEAVFLSDRVMLMSARPGRIRDIIELDFPLDRGPELRGTEEFAKLSQNIWNHLRDEVQAAMTGGEQ
- the argG gene encoding argininosuccinate synthase; this translates as MSNVLEDLPVGERVGIAFSGGLDTSCAVAWMRDAGAVPFTYTGDLGQYDEDDIESIPSRALEYGAEKSRLIDCKPLMVEEGLSALATGAFHIRSGGRTYFNTTPIGRAVTGTLLVRAMREDGVDIWGDGSTYKGNDIERFYRYGLLANPRLRIYKPWLDAAFVSQLGGRQGMSEWLVEHGYPYRDSAEKAYSTDANIWGATHEAKTLEDLDVSLETVEPIMGVKFWDPSVEITTEDVTITFDAGRPVAINGEEFGDAVQLVMKANDIGGRHGLGMSDQIENRIIEAKSRGIYEAPGMALLHIAYERLLNAIVNEDTLETYHELGRKLGRLMYEGRWLEPQSLMLRESIQKWVGSEVSGTVALRLRRGEDYTILDTSGPSLSYAGEKLSMERVEDAAFGPVDRIGQLTMRNLDIADSRARLENYVARGLIGGTTGDLIGSLEKGEAKQIAKNATTTDYDELDSLGESAAFDTGTD